TAAGCTTTAGCTTTTGCAAACTTTTTGAGTTTTTGGAACTGGATCTATGGCAGATAAATTTGATGCTAGGTACTGAGTCTTAaaaatgtgggcggggcttcaCAAGGAATCTATATAATAATGTTCAATCAGTGATCCCTTCATTCTGAGTCAAGCTTTCCAAAATGGCCTTTTTATCAAGTCTTGCATTACTCATTATTTTGATTGCTGTTTCTGATGAGCGGCTCATTGGGGTGAACGAAAAAGGACAAACAGTTTTTCGATTGCAATAAAGTATCTACGCAGCTCGTCAACTTTTGCAAAATGAGTGTCCAACAATCATAAAGGCCACTCATGGCATTTACAATGACAGTTTACTTCCGTTTCATTTCGAAGTCAGCAAAGTCATTCATAGCAAGCTGCTAGACGGTTTGACTGAGTGCCTGACAGTTCGAACTACTGCTGGATGTGAGGCTACTCTGCCTTCTTCAAGCCAAAGTCTAGCAACAGAAGAAGTGGTTTCAAAACAATCAACAAGCGAACAACTTACAACAGATGAACTAGCAAATGACCAGTCTGTGACTAGTGAGATGCTAACACCTCAAGGTAgaacttattttttattttaactgtcATCAGCTATAATCAAACTGGTATAGTAGTGGtttctttaataaaaatatcattatacaCTTTGATAATTCCATCAAGTGCCCTCGTATTGTACctatactttttaaaaaatactttttttgtaaacttttcagGCACCAAAAACCTGTCAATCAAAAAAAATATTCACAAAGTTCATCTACTTCAAAGACTATGTAAATATTTAAGTCATaagtatgtaatatattaaaCTCGTTTAATATTTCAGTACAGAAAGTTTAGAAATTTAACTGTAATCTAAATTCTAAAACATTTTCAAGAAATTTTGATTAAATTAATCCTTAATACCCTGAAAGCTAGACCAATAATTTCACCCAACAGTATTGGTTATCTATGATTGGATAGCACTACAACCAATTAATctaaacaactgtaaaaaagCTTAAATTCTAATCTTTAGAAAACCATCTGCAAAGTTGGTTTCAACTAAAATCAAATTTCTTGTTAATACAGATTGTCAAGAGTTGTACGAGCAAGGAAATAGATGCCCTGGAGTTTATCAAGTCAATCCACCTCATACAGATGGTGAACCATTTCCTGTCTGGTGTGACTTTATTGATGGCCGTGGATGGACTGTGTTCCAAAAAAGATTTAACGGTTCAAtcgatttttttaaaaactggaCGGATTACCAAGTTGGATTTGGTAATACAGATGGAGAACATTGGTTAGGTAAGTTTGAAAACCCTAGGAGGCGAAAATTTTAAGTGCCTAACATTTCATTTCATAATTCAAAATTATATCATAGTCAAGTTTTGATAAAAAGTTTCATAATATCTGTTAATATAGTCAAATAATATTATTGGTCATTGACAAAAGAAGAAACTagaattcataaaaatatactgAAGACTTATGAGACAAttatcaaaacaaaaacaatgattcaaaatttgaaagttaaacaTTGTTTTTTGAATATCTGCCCTATATGTTTGGAAGTGTTTAGACTGGTGCAATAATTTGATCAGAAGCTTGTTGAAAACATATACCACGGTACAACAGCAGTGTGTAAACTGCATGTAAAAtcttaaaatttaacaaaaaactttaattttaataatttattacatatttcgTACTTCAATGGGGACAAATTGGGAATTACTATTGGTGAAATGTTACCttatttattttgtatgtaCATCACAAACACAGATTGTTAACAATGCTATACTAATACTGACAATATATAGGTCTGCATGATATATGCATTATTGAGTTTAGTTCTTTGATTGATGACACTGCAAGGTTGAGGTTGTGATAGAAATAATGGAACATTTAGATTAGTTTAGTAGCTTAAAAGTGACAACAAACTTATTAAATGAGGGAAAATACTTACATATTTTGGTTTCTTATTTGATGTAATGTATATTATGTTGTAAAACCTTTTCAGGTTTAGATAAAATCCATGCTTTGACCAGATCAAACACCAAACTGTCCATTTTCCTTAGAGCAGCTAATGGAACCACAGAGTCAGGAATATGGCCAAGCTTTTATATTAATGGTCTAGCAGATGGTTATAGGCTAACGGTGAGTAGTCATATATGCACTTCTAGATAGTATGCATTATTTGTGTTCTTTGCAGAATTAGTAAAAACTGATGTTAGTTCAAAAAAATGGTAAAAGTAATAGAACTGTCCTAAGATTCATACAGTTTTACAGTCATTTTGacaaatgttttacaaaaatagTAACTACTGAAACTATTTCAAAATACTACAAAATCAAATACTAtcattgaaatatatatttcaagttctatttttttaaatctctGCAATCTACTAATAATGCTATTGATATATAAGCTAATACTACTACATTTACAAaaatagctacatgtagataaacATTGACGACCTGAAAGAGGAGCTTTTTGGGACAATCACCAAAGTATTTCCTGCATGCCTTAATAATTATATTCTGAATAGAAGATTCATGAAAGTTGTATTTTGCACGCTATCCAATGAGAGTTTGCTTTCTCATGAATGGTTTGCCTTAGAAGCTGATATCTTCAATTAAAAAATTGCCTATTCAAGTTTCAGGTTTCATTCAAACCAATACATACTTGAACAATTATGAAATGTCAATTTACCAATGATTTTCtgtaaacaatattttcaaACATCAAGTAAGTGAAAGGAACTGTTGTTTGATATAATTTTACTACAACtttggaaaaaaaattcaataaaaccaaaCATTTGTTGGAATTTCTGTTTTACAAAATTGCGACATGTTTTGCAGATTAGTGGCAAACAAGACTTTGGTATAACAAGCAGTTAAATAAGTCCATAACAAAACTTTAAACAAGATTTTGCGATAAGGTTTCTTGCAACATTTTCTGTATAATCTGTTACTCTACTTAATGATTGTTGCTATTGCCTCGTCATTAAATATTTAGCAGCTTGTGTAAACTTCATAGCAGTTTTGGCAGTTTTTTAATGTATGCTAAAGCTTTAGTAGTTAGCTATCAGACACACataaaaagaatatacataatACACATTCTTTGTTATCGTCTATACGGTTTATAGAACAGTTATATGCACAAATTTTTACAACGTGTTCTTTCTGCATATGatattatttatagcctcaaaaccGTAGtaaaaatctactgaaattgctcaaactgttaattttaagttttaacgctgtttttaaaacagatgaagcactttaaaaaaggtctattgATAACTGAAATATGTCGGGGTTTTtggttttggtacgctgagacattgctcgtaaTCCGATAAAGTTTCGTTTTGGATCGGAAAAGATCAAGAGTAATGGCAGTAGAATGTCTTTAGAGTCATATCATAATTATAGTTCAACTCAAGCCAAGTGTGCTAACCTGaaccatttttttatttgtctcCCTAATTTAATAGAGAAAGAGAGACTTGTAATACATGATTTctgttatttattatacaacTTACACATATCTTTACTAACAGATTAATAATGATGGCTATCGTGGGAGTTTAGATAGCTCTGGTCTGGACTACCATAATGGGATGAAGTTTAGCACTCCTGATCGTGATCAAGACACTTATGGAAGCAATTGTGCTGTAATACGAAAAAGTATGCTAGTTTTAGCTAAAGAGATATCAATTATTTGTAAAAGTTTGTCTACCTGtctgagatttggttttggtcatacaaatttttttatcattgttttgTTTTGGAATTTACTAAATAACTTAAACCATCATGTACAAAAAGAGGGTGATGAACTTTGATTCAGCAAAGGCTCTACATAGATAGCTGTTTTACTGAATTTATCCGCTTTGTTCTAGCTTTGTGTATCATCTCAAAAGACCTAAATATGGTTCATGAACTCAATCATATAAAGACCAGAAAGCTGAACAACAGTTTCAATCTTGTATCGCATTGTTTAGAGTTGAGAAACTGCATGTGCCGAGCTAAAAGAGGTTTGAGCTAGCATAATTGTGGAAGGGTTAATGATTcaacatatatttttcttttcagcATTTGTTATCttgtcaaaaaagttttattgaaaaaaattgagatttatTTTAATGCATGCACTAAAATTGGGCATGCGATGATAAAAGCCtgtcataatttataatcaattaTGCAAAATGTACCAAATGGTACCAAAGTATGTCAAAAATTATAGCctacatgaaataaattaatgttgttttaatttgtctACTAATGTGTTCATGATTATTATTAACCTAGCAAAGTACTCAGAGTTTAGGGTAATACTCTTATAAAGTTCAGTCATCATACACAgtaaaaaataaagcaattttTTGTAGTAATTATACTGCTAGCTAAACCGAAGAAAATTTTGGATTTTTGGACAACTACTGTAGCGTCGGTATTATTCTTTGCATTGTGCAAACTTTTGGAAATTTGTCCAACTCTTTAACAAAGTTGATAGAAACCCATGTTGACTTTTTAACCTTTTTGTGTATTCAAAGTATGAATTTAGACAGTaaacatacaaaaatacatttaatatatttagttttatggataataataatatttacttagACTACACGTTTATTGCAGTAAAATGGAACTTGGAGATAAACtgatcataaaatatttttctcagtCTGTTAGAATTATTCATTTGACCcctttaaattataaatatatcatttttcattgtatttCATCATGACTGTATTTCAGGTGGTTGGTGGTACAAAGCCTGCAATAGTGTATTGTTAAATGGATTATATGGTGCGGGTGGCTGGGACGGGATTATGTGGAAGAGCACATCCAACCACTTCACCGAGTCTGTAATGAGAATCTCCAGAAATTAGATGCTGTGCTAAAATTTTGTATTGTACAGCAAGAacctgatttaaaaataaatatcttaAATGAATTGTTTATTGCTTTTGTTGAAACAATAAGTAGGATTTTGCAAAGTCTTTACAGATCATAGGGTTAATGTCGGTTTCAAATATCCAAAGAGTGAATGTAAATGGAGACAATATTAAGATATCTTCTGTGTTTTACTGAATAATGGATTACCAAAAACTTAATGATTACCATGTGAGACTGATTTAAAACTGTGTTGATCTTTTCTGTAGTAACTTTTTAAGTTTGTGCTACTCAATTGATAATATACTTAACTCATAGTGTGTAATTTTTCTAAATGCAAATGGATACCTTTTGTGGCTATGTTATCTATTACTAAACTATATAGCCATGTGCATTGtgttgtttattaaaaactaactTTGCATGTCCTATTGCTAGCTATAATACTTTCATTAATTGTGGAACTTTACACGCTTATTTtgattatacaatgtatatctaCAATGGGAATATTTTAACTCAAAAGTAAGTGTTATATTCTATTATAAGTAAAGATAAATGATTAAATACATTGCTGATAGTTGAAGTCAGACTGTTActaattgtttttatatgtttagCTAAATTTTTACAACTACTGATTATGCAGTCTAACAAACATCAACAAGCaaatgtatatttatgaaaTCAAGCAAAATGACATCAGTATGTGCCAAAGTTTTATCAGCACAAATGTGAACACATAGTCAGCACACATATGAGTACAAAGATTCATGCAAATGCAGTGTTATACAAGTTTGGAAAAAATTATCTAGGAAAATGCTTAAAGTTTGCAGATAGTTCAAGATTTCAGCAATTTAATTGTTAGCTATAAGTGAGTCTGGTGGGAATGAACTCTTATTGTTTAAATTTACCATTTTTTTGGTTGAATAATCTTGCATAAGTAATGATAGTAAAGACTCAcagattgatgtttttttaatCAACTTCAACACATACTAGTTGGTATGGCTTCTGACAGGTTGTATATTTGACCTAGTAAtcaaagcagtgtaagtaatTGATTAACTATGTGATGTCAGTCAAAGTACTAAGCTTTTCATGAACAAAGAAGATGTTCTAAAACTAGCCACACTGCAGGCTAAATCATTGTTGAGGGTCAGTTTTAATATACAGTGTTATATATATGT
The sequence above is drawn from the Watersipora subatra chromosome 5, tzWatSuba1.1, whole genome shotgun sequence genome and encodes:
- the LOC137397164 gene encoding microfibril-associated glycoprotein 4-like, whose product is MADKFDASKLLDGLTECLTVRTTAGCEATLPSSSQSLATEEVVSKQSTSEQLTTDELANDQSVTSEMLTPQDCQELYEQGNRCPGVYQVNPPHTDGEPFPVWCDFIDGRGWTVFQKRFNGSIDFFKNWTDYQVGFGNTDGEHWLGLDKIHALTRSNTKLSIFLRAANGTTESGIWPSFYINGLADGYRLTINNDGYRGSLDSSGLDYHNGMKFSTPDRDQDTYGSNCAVIRKSGWWYKACNSVLLNGLYGAGGWDGIMWKSTSNHFTESVMRISRN